Proteins encoded together in one Labilibaculum sp. DW002 window:
- a CDS encoding pyridoxal phosphate-dependent aminotransferase — MKTPINSEIVDSKLAVCEIDKMEDATIRDVVRVVNMIEEESGEKFIRMEMGVPGLAASKFGIEAEKEALDHGVAAAYPMLEGVKPLKEEGSKFIKNFMGVDLDAEGVIPTVGSMQGGYASFMAVCSATEGKDTMLFIDPGFPVQKTQMDVLGMKYETFDIYNHRGDKLEEKLESIMSKGNIAGILYSNPNNPAWICMNEDELKTIGEIATKYDAIVLEDLAYFAMDFRTDLSKPGVGPYQPTVAKYTDNYILMISSSKAFSYAGQRIGLLCVSDKLFHRRYENLKSRFGAEEFGYTMIYRIIYTLSSGTSHSAQYGLHGMLKAANEGKFNFVEDVREYGERAKIMKKMFIDNGFELVYSNDLDMPLADGFYFTIAYPGLTGPDLNKKLLYYGISAICLNETGSLKEGLRACVSQVGRERFEDLEYRLKEFHKHNQVIA; from the coding sequence ATGAAAACCCCCATAAATTCTGAAATAGTAGATAGCAAATTAGCTGTTTGTGAAATTGATAAAATGGAAGATGCAACCATTCGCGACGTGGTGCGTGTGGTTAACATGATTGAAGAAGAAAGTGGTGAAAAATTCATTCGAATGGAAATGGGTGTTCCGGGTTTAGCTGCGTCTAAATTTGGAATCGAAGCGGAAAAAGAAGCCTTAGATCATGGTGTAGCTGCGGCTTACCCAATGCTCGAAGGAGTAAAACCTCTGAAAGAAGAAGGATCTAAATTCATCAAGAATTTTATGGGTGTTGATTTAGATGCAGAAGGTGTAATACCAACTGTTGGTTCTATGCAAGGAGGATACGCTTCATTTATGGCAGTTTGTTCTGCTACTGAAGGCAAAGACACCATGCTTTTTATCGATCCGGGTTTTCCGGTTCAGAAAACCCAAATGGATGTTTTGGGTATGAAATACGAGACATTTGATATCTACAATCATCGAGGTGATAAGTTAGAGGAGAAGTTAGAGTCAATTATGTCGAAAGGAAATATTGCGGGTATTCTTTACTCTAACCCAAACAATCCGGCTTGGATTTGTATGAACGAGGATGAGTTGAAGACAATTGGTGAGATCGCAACAAAATATGATGCTATTGTATTGGAAGACCTGGCATATTTTGCTATGGATTTCAGAACAGATCTTTCAAAGCCAGGGGTAGGACCATACCAGCCAACAGTTGCTAAATATACCGATAACTATATTTTGATGATTTCCAGTTCAAAAGCATTTTCATATGCCGGACAGCGTATCGGACTACTTTGTGTTTCTGATAAATTATTCCATAGAAGATATGAGAATTTGAAATCGAGATTTGGTGCTGAAGAATTTGGCTACACAATGATTTACCGAATTATTTATACACTTTCATCAGGAACTTCTCATTCGGCTCAGTATGGCTTACATGGTATGCTAAAGGCTGCCAACGAAGGGAAATTCAACTTTGTTGAGGATGTAAGAGAATATGGTGAACGTGCTAAAATCATGAAGAAGATGTTTATTGACAATGGTTTTGAGTTGGTTTACAGCAACGACCTTGATATGCCTCTTGCTGATGGTTTCTATTTCACTATTGCTTATCCGGGATTAACCGGACCGGACTTGAACAAGAAACTTTTATACTATGGTATTTCAGCTATTTGTTTGAACGAAACAGGAAGTTTGAAAGAAGGACTTAGAGCTTGTGTGTCACAAGTTGGAAGAGAAAGATTTGAAGACTTAGAATACAGACTAAAAGAATTTCACAAACACAATCAAGTGATTGCCTAA
- a CDS encoding acetate--CoA ligase family protein, giving the protein MINEQLLNPKSIVVVGGSDDVQKPGGKVLKNLIDGDFKGNLYVANPKLDEVQGVKSYKNPQDLPEVDCAILAIAAKYCPQTIEMLAKEKNTRAFIILSAGFSEENEEGAELERQIVETVNSVGGALIGPNCVGVLNPNYNGVFTTPIPSLDPKGCDFISGSGATAVFIMESGVPKGLSFSSVYSVGNSAQMGVEEIIKYMDENYDPATSSPVKLLYIENIDKPEMLLKHASSLIRKGCKIAAIKSGSSEAGSRAASSHTGALASPDVAVNALFKKAGIVRCSGREELATVASIFMHPELTGKNIAVITHAGGPAVMLTDALSNNGLDVPHIEGPKADALLEKLYGGSSVSNPIDFLATGTAQQLGDIIDACENDFDNIDAMAVVFGSPGLFPVYDVYDLLDEKMKQCKKPIYPILPSVINVKDEIEHFLAKGRINFPDEVVFGDALAKVYNTPKPEPENVVMPEVDKKAIRSIVDEADNGYLSPEQIHNLLDAAGIARAKEGVADTEEEIVALAKEIGFPLVMKVVGPVHKSDVGGVTLNVKDEATVRSEFKRMMQIKDTYAIMLAQMLSGTEVFIGAKREEKFGHMVLCGLGGIFIEVFKDVKAALAPISVEEAHEMIQGLQSYGIIQGARGQEPVNEEKFADAVSRVAALMTVAPEIFEMDLNPLLGSKDAVVAVDARIRIEK; this is encoded by the coding sequence ATGATAAACGAACAGTTATTAAATCCTAAAAGTATTGTTGTTGTCGGAGGTTCTGACGATGTACAAAAGCCAGGTGGTAAAGTTTTGAAAAACCTTATCGATGGTGATTTTAAAGGAAACCTATATGTTGCTAACCCAAAGTTAGACGAGGTTCAAGGCGTTAAATCATATAAAAATCCTCAAGATTTACCTGAGGTAGATTGCGCTATTCTTGCAATTGCTGCTAAATATTGCCCACAAACTATTGAGATGTTGGCAAAAGAAAAAAACACACGTGCATTCATCATTCTTTCGGCTGGATTTAGTGAGGAGAACGAAGAAGGTGCTGAGTTAGAAAGACAAATTGTTGAGACTGTAAATTCAGTAGGTGGTGCTTTAATCGGACCAAACTGTGTTGGTGTTTTAAATCCTAACTATAATGGTGTTTTCACAACGCCAATCCCATCTTTAGATCCTAAAGGATGTGACTTTATTTCAGGTTCGGGTGCGACTGCTGTATTTATTATGGAGTCTGGTGTACCAAAAGGACTTTCTTTCTCAAGCGTATATTCAGTTGGTAACTCTGCACAGATGGGTGTTGAGGAAATTATCAAGTATATGGATGAGAATTACGATCCAGCTACATCAAGTCCCGTTAAATTATTATATATCGAGAACATCGATAAGCCGGAGATGTTGTTGAAGCACGCTTCTTCTTTGATCCGCAAGGGATGTAAGATTGCGGCTATTAAATCTGGTAGTTCTGAGGCTGGTTCTCGTGCAGCATCTTCACATACTGGTGCCTTAGCTAGTCCAGATGTTGCGGTAAATGCATTATTTAAAAAAGCGGGTATTGTTCGTTGTTCAGGTCGTGAAGAGTTAGCTACTGTAGCTTCTATCTTTATGCATCCTGAGTTGACAGGTAAGAATATTGCTGTTATTACTCACGCAGGTGGACCAGCAGTCATGTTGACTGATGCACTTTCAAACAATGGTCTTGATGTACCACATATCGAAGGGCCTAAGGCTGATGCTCTTCTAGAGAAACTTTACGGAGGTTCTTCTGTATCAAATCCAATCGATTTCCTGGCGACAGGTACAGCTCAGCAATTGGGGGATATCATCGATGCTTGTGAGAATGACTTCGATAATATCGATGCCATGGCTGTTGTATTTGGTAGCCCCGGATTATTCCCGGTTTACGATGTATACGACTTATTGGACGAGAAGATGAAGCAGTGCAAGAAGCCTATTTATCCAATTCTTCCATCAGTAATCAATGTGAAAGATGAAATTGAGCATTTCTTGGCAAAAGGAAGAATCAATTTCCCGGATGAGGTTGTATTTGGTGATGCCTTGGCCAAGGTTTATAACACGCCTAAGCCAGAGCCAGAGAACGTTGTTATGCCTGAAGTTGATAAAAAAGCAATTCGTTCGATTGTCGATGAGGCTGATAATGGCTATTTAAGTCCGGAGCAAATTCACAATTTGTTAGACGCTGCAGGTATTGCACGTGCTAAGGAAGGTGTTGCTGATACTGAAGAAGAAATCGTTGCTTTGGCTAAAGAAATTGGTTTCCCATTGGTAATGAAAGTTGTTGGACCCGTTCACAAGTCAGATGTAGGTGGTGTCACTTTGAATGTGAAAGATGAAGCAACTGTTCGTTCTGAGTTTAAGAGAATGATGCAGATTAAAGATACTTATGCAATCATGTTGGCTCAGATGTTGAGCGGTACTGAGGTGTTCATTGGTGCGAAGCGTGAAGAGAAATTCGGGCATATGGTTCTTTGTGGATTAGGCGGAATCTTCATCGAAGTATTTAAAGATGTGAAAGCTGCTTTAGCTCCAATCTCAGTTGAAGAAGCTCATGAAATGATTCAAGGATTACAGTCATACGGTATTATTCAAGGTGCTCGTGGACAAGAGCCGGTAAACGAAGAGAAATTTGCAGATGCAGTTTCTCGTGTTGCTGCTTTAATGACTGTTGCTCCGGAGATTTTCGAAATGGATTTGAATCCACTTCTAGGATCGAAAGATGCTGTAGTTGCTGTTGATGCTCGTATTAGAATTGAGAAATAG
- the hydE gene encoding [FeFe] hydrogenase H-cluster radical SAM maturase HydE: MSKKIEQILLQDQFSKDDIIRLLQSKDDEEKALFVKSSEIKLENIGKNVHFRGLVEFSNICKKDCLYCGIRAGNPKVDRYDIADDQILKAAKFAHEHNYGSMVLQGGERSDSAFVDRITNLLKEIKKLSNNELGITISIGEQSEETYKKWFDAGAHRYLLRVESSNPKLYSKIHPDNDEHSHQTRLKCLKSLQDIGYQTGTGVMIGLPFQTYEDLANDILFMKEFDIDMVGMGPFIEHDQTPLYEHKDGLMNLNDRFRLTLRMIAVLRIIMKDINIASATALQAIDPLGREKALKIGANIIMPNITPTQERANYLLYQNKPCIDEGADDCTNCMEARINMADGEIGYGQWGDSKHFKNRQNK; encoded by the coding sequence ATGAGTAAAAAAATAGAACAGATCTTATTACAAGATCAATTTTCAAAAGATGATATCATTCGATTGTTACAATCGAAAGACGATGAAGAGAAGGCCTTGTTCGTTAAATCCTCTGAAATTAAGTTGGAAAACATTGGTAAAAACGTGCACTTTCGTGGATTAGTTGAATTTTCAAACATCTGTAAAAAAGATTGCTTATACTGCGGAATTAGAGCTGGCAACCCGAAGGTAGACCGATACGACATTGCTGACGATCAAATTCTAAAAGCAGCCAAATTTGCCCACGAACACAATTATGGCTCTATGGTTTTACAAGGAGGTGAACGTTCCGATTCAGCTTTTGTAGATCGAATTACGAATCTACTTAAGGAGATTAAGAAGCTTAGCAATAACGAACTTGGTATTACCATTTCCATTGGAGAACAAAGCGAAGAAACATACAAAAAATGGTTTGATGCTGGTGCACACCGCTACTTACTTCGTGTAGAATCGAGCAATCCCAAATTATACAGCAAAATACATCCTGATAACGACGAACACTCACATCAGACTCGTTTGAAATGTCTAAAATCTTTACAGGACATAGGTTACCAGACAGGAACTGGTGTTATGATTGGACTTCCGTTTCAAACCTATGAAGATCTAGCTAACGACATCCTTTTTATGAAGGAATTTGATATTGATATGGTCGGTATGGGTCCTTTCATTGAGCATGATCAAACACCTCTTTATGAACACAAAGATGGTTTAATGAACCTGAATGATAGATTTAGACTTACACTTAGAATGATTGCAGTTCTTCGTATCATCATGAAAGATATTAATATTGCTTCAGCTACTGCTCTTCAAGCCATTGATCCTTTAGGAAGAGAAAAAGCCTTAAAGATTGGTGCGAACATTATCATGCCAAACATTACACCTACTCAGGAAAGAGCTAACTATTTATTGTACCAGAACAAGCCTTGTATTGATGAAGGTGCTGATGATTGTACAAACTGCATGGAAGCCAGAATCAATATGGCTGATGGTGAAATTGGATATGGTCAATGGGGAGATTCAAAACATTTTAAAAACAGACAGAACAAATAA
- the fldA gene encoding flavodoxin FldA, translated as MSKIGLFYGPTEGNVEKVAKLVAEKIGADLIEVHNVRDIETDVVVQYSNIILGISTLGKHTWSSDNEGNDWDQFLPKMNGIDLKGKKVAIFGLGDHIAYADFFVDAMGELFEVVGKTGATVIGSVSDEGYEFNESRAFVDGKFVGLPIDEDFEEDMTEERVDNWLKIILPEMK; from the coding sequence ATGAGTAAAATTGGATTGTTTTATGGCCCTACAGAAGGTAATGTAGAAAAAGTAGCAAAACTTGTTGCAGAAAAGATTGGTGCTGATCTTATCGAAGTACATAATGTAAGAGATATAGAGACAGATGTAGTCGTGCAATATTCCAATATCATTTTGGGTATCTCCACACTTGGAAAACACACTTGGTCTTCGGATAATGAAGGGAATGACTGGGATCAATTTCTTCCAAAAATGAATGGCATCGATTTGAAAGGGAAAAAAGTAGCGATATTCGGTCTTGGGGATCATATTGCTTATGCTGATTTCTTTGTTGATGCAATGGGTGAACTGTTCGAAGTTGTCGGGAAAACAGGTGCTACTGTTATTGGTAGTGTTAGTGACGAAGGGTATGAGTTCAACGAATCGCGTGCTTTTGTTGATGGAAAGTTTGTTGGCTTACCAATTGATGAAGATTTTGAAGAGGATATGACTGAAGAAAGAGTAGATAATTGGCTGAAAATTATCTTACCTGAAATGAAATAA
- a CDS encoding sensor histidine kinase, translated as MKHLQFLLLILCLGLIQKNPTVAQEYNFKNYSLEEGLPQSEVFSLIQDKKGNLWLGTNGGGITRFNGKEFFSYTKRHGLADNNIRSLIQDKKDNLWIGTSVGISQFNGVSFRNYDQKDGLPNAIYFQLIEDDKKQIWALGVNQNTPILMYFKNGQFYDFGKEKPELITNNRILSIFLDSQNTLFITTRNGLYSYENEILSKSTYNDFIEFNGHIIQPVLQDINNEIWFRIFIAGFGSQIFKMENGKPTQVNLPDGISPMNIGNFTLDSDQKLWVSINGRGVAIVNGTKSYIIDADKGLITPFINTIVEDSSGNIWLTTRGNGLIQYANNKFLSLDFSNDIDGNIVRAIYQDSKNRYWFSITGKGIIEFKKNIRKAYTPQDHNGLLDVRDFLELKNGKILMASFSGLLEFNGSSFREVSRQYGLPNGTGISNILKTDQGDLWLSTRGAGVMHIDKNQKRTHITAQSHGLAVDFISNVFIDSKNRAWFCHFQGLSMFDGEKVVNFNDTNGLNYNWIMQVTEDKLGRIWAASFSGGINIWNGKDWTYITTDEGLTSDIIYSILRDEDGVIWAGIQNGVDKITYTKSGEISSIRNYNKYDGFIGIENNGGCNYIDANKNLWFGTVNGAMMFNPSKDLINPTPPTIQLTDIKLFFKKVNWRDAKYSQCLCGVNPWFPLPQDLKLTHDMHHLSFNFEALSYKSPEKVKYQWILEGLDQAWSPVSSKSEAIYSRIPPGNYNFKIKASNSDGIWTPNAYEYPFEILPPWWNTIWAKLIGLLLIGLTIYFIIRIRIKNIKQKKEELEKLVQEKTREISIQNTEIESKNSVLQNQKDEILQQAHRLQKSYMNLIHLNDIGKAVTASLSIEKIIDTVYESVNELMDASIFGIGIYQKDNNCLVFPRIKEDGLNLDEVTFALEDETRLAVYCFNNDKELFITDLENEYHKYITKLIPVEKTGTPQSVIYLPLRIKGKINGVITVQSFAKKAFQEYHLSLLQNIAVYASIAIENAQAYRKIETQTKRLQKVNKDVKIKKEQIENKNNELTELNNEKNHLIGIIAHDLKNPLTSTISITEHLQSQIEGTNNPEDLESINFMLKALLRMNDMISNILDIGMIESRSINLQLEKTNLKKLIEIVNLNFKNHLQQKQITLELDVNDAYALVDRNYMTQVYENLISNAIKFSPLNKNINVKIWEEGDLIRSVVSDEGPGIPIEDQKKLFGKFQVLSAKPTAGEKSTGLGLSIVKKYIDAMQGKVWCESEPGKGAHFYIDLKKVI; from the coding sequence ATGAAACATTTACAATTCCTTCTTCTAATCCTTTGTTTAGGTCTGATTCAAAAAAATCCGACAGTAGCACAAGAGTACAACTTCAAGAACTACTCTCTTGAAGAAGGACTGCCTCAATCTGAAGTTTTTAGTTTAATACAAGATAAAAAAGGCAATTTATGGCTAGGGACAAATGGTGGAGGCATTACGCGATTTAATGGCAAAGAATTCTTTTCTTACACCAAAAGACATGGACTTGCAGACAATAATATTAGATCACTAATACAAGATAAAAAAGACAATTTATGGATTGGAACCAGCGTTGGTATCTCTCAATTTAATGGTGTCTCTTTTCGAAATTACGATCAAAAAGATGGCTTACCAAATGCTATTTATTTTCAGCTTATTGAAGATGACAAAAAACAAATCTGGGCACTTGGGGTTAATCAGAATACGCCCATTCTGATGTACTTTAAAAATGGCCAGTTTTACGATTTTGGTAAAGAAAAACCAGAACTTATCACCAATAATCGCATTCTATCCATTTTTCTTGACAGCCAAAACACTTTATTCATTACCACTCGAAATGGTCTTTATTCCTACGAAAACGAAATACTATCAAAATCTACATACAACGATTTTATTGAATTTAACGGTCATATAATTCAACCTGTTCTTCAAGATATTAATAATGAAATTTGGTTTCGAATCTTTATTGCAGGCTTCGGATCGCAAATATTCAAAATGGAAAATGGCAAACCTACACAAGTAAATTTGCCTGATGGAATATCGCCAATGAATATTGGAAATTTCACACTTGATTCGGATCAAAAATTATGGGTTAGTATAAATGGCCGAGGAGTTGCAATTGTTAATGGAACAAAGAGCTACATAATTGATGCTGACAAAGGTCTGATAACCCCTTTTATAAATACCATCGTTGAAGACTCTTCTGGCAATATCTGGTTAACGACCAGAGGAAATGGCCTAATCCAATACGCTAACAATAAATTTCTATCCTTAGATTTCTCTAATGATATCGATGGGAATATTGTTAGAGCCATATATCAAGACAGCAAAAATCGGTATTGGTTTAGTATTACAGGTAAAGGAATTATCGAATTCAAGAAAAATATTCGGAAAGCTTATACTCCACAAGATCATAATGGTCTTTTAGATGTTAGGGATTTTCTTGAATTAAAAAACGGTAAAATTCTTATGGCTAGTTTTAGTGGTCTTCTTGAATTTAATGGAAGTTCATTCAGAGAGGTCTCTAGGCAATATGGCCTTCCTAACGGTACCGGGATTTCAAACATACTAAAAACCGACCAAGGAGATTTATGGCTATCAACTCGTGGAGCTGGAGTAATGCATATCGATAAAAATCAAAAAAGAACCCACATCACCGCTCAAAGTCATGGATTAGCAGTCGATTTTATATCCAATGTTTTTATTGATTCTAAAAACAGAGCTTGGTTTTGCCACTTTCAAGGCCTTTCGATGTTTGATGGAGAAAAGGTTGTGAATTTTAATGACACTAATGGATTAAACTACAACTGGATAATGCAGGTTACTGAAGACAAGCTTGGAAGAATTTGGGCAGCTAGCTTTAGTGGTGGTATTAACATTTGGAACGGCAAAGATTGGACCTACATCACAACAGATGAAGGCCTCACCTCTGACATAATTTATTCTATTTTAAGAGATGAAGATGGTGTAATTTGGGCTGGCATACAAAATGGTGTTGACAAAATAACCTATACCAAATCTGGTGAGATCTCATCTATTCGAAATTACAACAAATACGATGGATTTATTGGAATAGAAAACAATGGTGGGTGTAATTATATTGATGCAAACAAAAACTTGTGGTTTGGAACGGTTAACGGAGCAATGATGTTTAATCCTAGTAAAGATCTAATAAATCCAACTCCTCCAACAATACAACTTACTGACATTAAGTTATTCTTCAAGAAAGTTAATTGGAGAGATGCAAAATACAGTCAATGCTTATGTGGTGTTAATCCATGGTTCCCCTTACCTCAAGATTTAAAATTAACACACGATATGCACCACCTAAGCTTCAACTTTGAAGCTCTAAGCTATAAATCACCCGAAAAAGTCAAATATCAGTGGATATTGGAAGGTTTGGATCAAGCATGGTCTCCAGTAAGTTCAAAAAGCGAAGCCATTTACTCAAGAATTCCACCTGGCAATTACAATTTTAAAATTAAGGCTTCGAATAGCGATGGCATATGGACCCCAAATGCCTATGAGTATCCTTTTGAAATCCTTCCTCCTTGGTGGAATACCATTTGGGCTAAACTTATTGGACTCCTCCTTATTGGGCTCACAATTTATTTTATTATTCGAATTCGGATCAAAAATATCAAACAAAAAAAAGAAGAACTTGAAAAGCTTGTACAAGAAAAAACAAGAGAAATAAGTATTCAGAATACAGAAATTGAATCTAAAAATAGCGTACTACAGAATCAAAAGGATGAAATCTTACAACAGGCTCATCGACTTCAAAAATCATATATGAATTTGATTCATTTAAATGATATCGGAAAAGCTGTCACTGCAAGTCTATCTATTGAGAAAATAATAGATACCGTTTACGAATCTGTAAATGAACTGATGGATGCTTCTATATTTGGTATAGGAATCTACCAAAAAGATAACAATTGCTTGGTATTCCCTAGAATAAAAGAAGATGGGTTAAACCTCGATGAAGTCACATTTGCTTTAGAAGATGAAACCAGATTAGCCGTATACTGCTTTAACAATGATAAAGAACTGTTTATTACTGATTTGGAAAATGAATATCACAAATACATCACAAAATTAATCCCAGTAGAAAAAACAGGTACTCCCCAATCTGTAATTTACCTGCCATTAAGAATAAAAGGCAAGATAAATGGTGTAATTACGGTTCAAAGTTTCGCAAAAAAAGCATTCCAAGAATATCATCTTTCCCTTCTGCAAAACATTGCTGTATATGCAAGCATTGCCATAGAAAATGCTCAAGCTTATCGAAAAATTGAGACACAAACCAAAAGATTGCAAAAGGTTAACAAAGATGTAAAAATAAAGAAGGAGCAAATCGAGAATAAAAACAATGAATTAACTGAACTAAACAATGAAAAGAATCATTTGATAGGAATCATTGCTCATGATTTAAAAAATCCTCTAACCTCTACTATTTCGATAACAGAACACTTGCAATCGCAAATAGAAGGAACTAATAATCCTGAAGATTTAGAAAGTATCAATTTCATGTTAAAAGCTCTTTTACGGATGAACGATATGATCTCAAATATTCTTGACATTGGAATGATTGAGTCTAGAAGCATTAATTTACAATTAGAAAAGACAAACCTCAAAAAGTTGATAGAGATTGTCAATCTAAATTTCAAAAATCATTTACAACAAAAACAGATCACTCTTGAACTCGATGTTAATGATGCTTATGCTCTTGTAGATCGCAATTACATGACACAGGTATACGAAAATCTTATTTCAAATGCCATCAAATTTTCTCCTTTAAATAAAAACATAAACGTGAAAATATGGGAAGAAGGAGATTTAATTAGATCAGTAGTTAGCGATGAAGGCCCTGGAATCCCTATTGAAGATCAGAAAAAACTCTTTGGTAAATTTCAAGTCTTAAGCGCGAAACCAACAGCAGGAGAAAAATCCACCGGATTAGGCCTATCTATTGTTAAAAAATACATTGATGCCATGCAAGGAAAAGTATGGTGTGAAAGTGAACCTGGGAAAGGAGCTCATTTTTATATCGACCTTAAAAAAGTAATATAA
- a CDS encoding 4Fe-4S dicluster domain-containing protein: protein MAKFKGAIVVDTEKCKGCGLCVVSCPTKVIELARDVNGKGYHYAHMANPDACIGCSSCGLVCPDTVITVYRMKAS, encoded by the coding sequence ATGGCAAAATTTAAAGGTGCTATTGTTGTTGATACCGAAAAATGTAAAGGTTGTGGCCTATGTGTTGTAAGCTGCCCTACAAAGGTTATCGAACTTGCACGCGACGTTAATGGCAAAGGTTACCATTATGCTCACATGGCCAATCCTGATGCATGCATCGGTTGTTCAAGTTGTGGCTTAGTTTGTCCTGATACAGTGATCACTGTTTACAGAATGAAAGCAAGCTAA
- the hydG gene encoding [FeFe] hydrogenase H-cluster radical SAM maturase HydG translates to MSNSLFLDNTAQNMKMIYKPQEYRIKDERMKPFIDESEIWEILDSAKPTQEDVRAVIQKSLAKNRLSLQETALLLKTEDPELIEEIKAGARSLKENVYGDRIVIFAPLYVGNKCVNNCTYCGFRASNKKQKRTTLNEVQLRSEVKSLEDNGQKRLILVYGEHPMYDADFIADSVRTVYSVKSGSGEIRRVNINAAPLDVEEYKKVKDAGIGTYQIFQETYHREAYAKYHLSGQKSDFDWRLTGLDRAQEALIDDVGIGALFGLYDWKYEVLGLLRHVNHFEACYNVGPHTISFPRIKAASDSTIDPKFEVSDEDFVRLVAILRLAVPYTGLILTARETKELREEVIKLGVSQIDAGTNIQLGGYSEESREEQKLDHEQFEIGDTRSLGEVIDELLDKQYLPSFCTACYRKGRTGEHFMEFSVPGFIKRFCTQNAILTLAEYLEDYGTEEMKKKGYDLITVKIDELKDSQKTEDLQKRLEMVKQGERDLYY, encoded by the coding sequence ATGAGTAATTCTCTGTTTTTAGACAATACAGCGCAAAACATGAAAATGATTTATAAACCTCAAGAGTACAGAATTAAAGATGAGAGGATGAAGCCTTTTATTGATGAATCTGAAATTTGGGAGATATTAGATTCAGCTAAACCTACTCAAGAGGATGTCAGAGCTGTTATTCAAAAATCATTGGCTAAAAACCGCTTAAGCCTTCAAGAAACAGCTCTTTTATTGAAAACAGAGGATCCTGAATTAATTGAAGAAATAAAAGCAGGTGCTCGTTCTTTAAAAGAGAATGTATATGGCGATAGAATTGTAATTTTTGCTCCGTTATACGTTGGGAATAAATGTGTAAATAATTGTACTTACTGTGGATTTCGTGCTTCTAATAAAAAACAAAAGCGTACGACATTAAATGAAGTTCAGTTGCGTTCAGAGGTGAAATCATTGGAGGATAATGGACAAAAGCGTTTAATTCTTGTTTATGGGGAACACCCGATGTATGATGCAGATTTTATTGCCGATTCGGTTCGTACTGTTTATTCGGTAAAATCTGGTTCAGGAGAAATTCGCCGTGTAAACATTAATGCTGCTCCACTTGATGTTGAAGAATACAAAAAGGTTAAAGATGCTGGTATTGGAACCTATCAGATTTTTCAGGAGACCTATCATAGAGAAGCCTATGCCAAATATCATTTAAGTGGGCAAAAGAGTGATTTTGACTGGCGATTGACTGGTTTAGATCGTGCTCAGGAAGCTTTAATTGATGATGTGGGTATTGGAGCATTATTTGGCTTGTATGACTGGAAATATGAAGTTTTGGGCCTTCTTCGTCATGTAAATCATTTTGAGGCATGTTATAATGTTGGACCACACACAATCTCTTTTCCAAGAATAAAAGCTGCTTCTGACTCGACTATTGACCCAAAATTTGAGGTTAGTGATGAAGATTTTGTTCGTTTGGTTGCTATTCTTCGATTAGCAGTGCCATATACAGGTCTGATTCTTACGGCACGTGAAACGAAAGAGCTTCGCGAAGAAGTAATCAAGTTAGGTGTTTCTCAAATTGATGCCGGAACAAATATTCAATTGGGAGGCTATTCGGAAGAGAGTCGTGAAGAGCAAAAATTAGATCACGAGCAATTCGAAATTGGAGATACAAGAAGCCTGGGAGAGGTGATTGATGAATTGTTGGATAAACAATATTTACCCTCGTTCTGTACTGCTTGTTATCGTAAGGGAAGAACTGGAGAGCATTTTATGGAATTTTCGGTTCCAGGATTTATCAAACGTTTTTGTACTCAAAATGCTATTTTGACTTTGGCCGAGTATCTTGAAGATTATGGTACGGAGGAAATGAAAAAGAAAGGCTATGATTTGATCACGGTCAAAATTGATGAGCTTAAAGATTCGCAAAAAACGGAAGACTTGCAAAAACGACTGGAGATGGTTAAGCAAGGTGAGCGTGATCTTTACTATTAG